A window of Erpetoichthys calabaricus chromosome 12, fErpCal1.3, whole genome shotgun sequence contains these coding sequences:
- the psmd10 gene encoding 26S proteasome non-ATPase regulatory subunit 10 produces the protein MEPSVSNLEICNLAYQGKFDILKSKILSNKSLANKTDQDHRTVLHWACSAGHTDIVEFILSLNVEIDLKDDASWAPLHIAASAGREEIVRRLISRGAQLNIINQNGCTPLHYAASKDRYEIALMLLENGADPNATDKFESTPLHRAASKGNFRLIQLLLKHGASTNIQDSEGNTPLHLACDEERSEAAKLLVEHGSSIYIENKEEKTPLQIAKGGLGPLLRRIVEG, from the exons ATGGAGCCTTCCGTTTCTAACTTAGAAATATGCAATTTGGCATACCAAGGCAAGTTTGACATCCTGAAAAGTAAAATTTTGTCTAATAAGTCACTCGCTAACAAAACAGATCAG GACCATCGGACAGTTCTGCACTGGGCATGTTCAGCTGGACACACAGATATTGTAGAATTTATATTAAGTTTAAATGTAGAAATTGATCTAAAAGATGAT GCATCTTGGGCGCCACTGCATATTGCAGCCTCTGCTGGAAGAGAGGAAATTGTGAGGAGATTGATCAGTAGAGGAGCACAGCTGAACATTATAAATCAAAATGGCTGCACACCACTACATTACGCAGCTTCAAAAGACAGATACGAG ATAGCTCTTATGTTGCTGGAAAATGGAGCTGACCCAAATGCTACAGACAAGTTTGAGTCCACTCCCTTGCACCGAGCTGCATCCAAAGGAAACTTTCGACTGATCCAACTTCTTTTAAAGCATGGTGCTTCAACCAATATCCAGGATTCTGAAGGAAATACACCTTT ACATCTTGCTTGTGATGAAGAGAGATCTGAAGCTGCCAAGCTGCTGGTGGAGCATGGGTCAAGTATTTATATAGAAAACAAGGAGGAAAAAACCCCTTTGCAGATAGCCAAAGGTGGGCTAGGCCCTCTGCTGAGAAGAATTGTGGAAGGCTGA
- the nxt2 gene encoding NTF2-related export protein 2, producing the protein MDCKDFKMIVDQACRAAEEFVNIYYETIDKRRRVLPKLYMDKATLVWNGNAITGQDSLGEFFEMLPSSEFRVNTLDCQPVHEQATQGQPTVLVVTCGIVKFEGSKYRYFNQTFLLTTHAVPTNSLPVWKIASDSFRFQDWAS; encoded by the exons ATGGATTGTAAA GACTTTAAAATGATTGTTGACCAGGCATGCAGAGCTGCAGAAGAATTTGTGAACATTTACTATGAAACAATCGATAAAAGACGAAGG gTTTTGCCAAAACTGTATATGGATAAAGCCACCCTGGTATGGAATGGTAATGCCATCACCGGCCAAGACTCCCTTGGAGAGTTTTTTGAAATGCTCCCAAGTAGTGAATTCAGGGTGAACACATTGGACTGCCAGCCTGTTCATG aGCAAGCAACTCAGGGCCAACCAACAGTGCTTGTGGTCACCTGTGGAATAGTAAAGTTTGAAGGAAGCAAATACCGCTATTTCAACCAGACATTTTTATTGACAACACATGCAGTGCCCACCAACTCTTTGCCTGTGTGGAAGATTGCTAGTGATTCTTTCCGATTCCAGGACTGGGCTAGTTAG